AGATAGAAGGTCGAGAAGACGACGAAGACCACCAGGGTGATGACCTCCTGCATGGTCTTCAGCTGGGCCGTCGACCAGACGCCCGAGCCGATGCGGTTGGCGGGCACGGCCAGGGCGTACTCCGGCAGGGCGATCAGCCAGCTGGTCAGGATCGCCAGCCACAGGGCCGCGCCCTTGTGCTTGAGATGACCGTACCAGGCGAAGGTCATGAAGACGTTCGAGGCGATCAGCAGGCCGATGGGCGCCAGACGCGCGACCAGGGTCGAGGACATGATTTACTCCGTTGCGAGGGGCGCAGCTTACCCACGGAAACCCCCGGAATGGGCGCCTCATTTTTGAGCAGGCCGGCACGGCGCCGCTCAGCGAACGGGCGCGCCGCCGCTTTCTTGCCGATTCCCTAACGGCGCGCGCCGGGGTCGTGCGGTGCATCCCGCTAGCCTGCCCCTGCACAAGAAACAGAGGGGCGCGCGCCTGAACGGCGGGCGAACAAGGCGGATGAAACTGATCATAGCGGTGGTCAAACCCTTCAAGCTGGACGAGGTGCGTGAAGCCCTGGTCGCGGCTGGCGTCGAGGGGATGACCGTCTCCGAGGTGAAGGGCTACGGCCGGCAGAAGGGCCAGACCGAGATTTACCGGGGCGCCGAGTACCAGGTGAACTTCGTGCCCAAGGTGAAGGTCGAGGTGGCGGTCGACGACAGCGCCGCCGGCAAGGCCGTGGAGGCCATCAAGGCCGCCGCCGCCACCGGCAAGATCGGCGACGGCAAGATCTTCGTCCTCAACCTCGAGGACGCGGTGCGGATCCGCACCGGCGAATCCGGCGCCTCGGCGCTGTGATCAAGAACACAGGGGATAAACCAATGAAATCACTCAAGTTCGGCAGGTTGGCGGGGCTGATGCTCGCCGCCGCCATCGCCGGGGCGCCGATGGCCGCTCCGGCCTTCGCCCAGGAGGCCGCGCCGGCCGCCGCCGAAGCCGCTCCCGCGGCCCCGGCCGCCGAGGCCCCCGCCCCGGCTCCCGAAGTCGCGGCCCCCGCCGCCGCCGAGGAAGCGGCGCCGACGCCCGACAAGGGCGACACCACCTGGATGATGGTCTCCATGGTGCTGGTGCTGCTGATGATCGTGCCGGGTCTGGCGCTGTTCTACGGCGGCCTGGTGCGCTCCAAGAACATGCTCTCCATGCTGGTCCAGGTGACCACCGTGGCCTGCATCGGCATCATCGCCTGGGTGTTCTGGGGCTACAGCCTGGCCTTCACCGACGGCGGCGGACTGAACGCCTTCGTCGGCGGCCTCAGCAAGGTCGGCCTCAAGGGGGCGATCTTCGGCGCCGACGGGACCTTCACCAATGTGGAGACCTTCTCCAAGGGCGTGGTCATCCCCGAGCTGATCTTCGTGGCCTTCCAGGCAACCTTCGCGGCCATCACCGCCGCCCTGGTGCTCGGCGGCGTCGCCGAGCGCATGAAGTTCATGGCCGTGGTGGTGTTCGCCGTCCTGTGGCCGATCCTCAGCTACTACCCGATGGCCCACATGGTCTGGTGGTGGGCGGGCGCCACCTCGGCGTTCGGCATGGATCCTGCGGAACTGACCAAGGGGGCTGGCCTGCTCTGGGGCTGGGGCGCCCTGGACTTCGCCGGCGGCACCGTGGTGCACATCAACGCCGGTATCGCCGCCCTGATGGGCTGCCTGATCCTCGGCAAGCGGACGGGCTACCAGAAGGAGCCGATGCAACCCCACTCGCTCACCCTGACCATGGTCGGCGCGGGTCTGCTGTGGGTCGGCTGGTTCGGCTTCAACGCCGGCTCCAACCTGGAAGCCAACGGCTACGCGGGCCTCGCCCTGATCAACACCCTGGTGGCCACCGCCGCGGCGGGCGTCAGCTGGCTGATCGTCGAGCAGGTCACCCGCGGCAAGGCGTCCGGCCTGGGCCTGGCGTCCGGCATCGTCGCCGGCCTGGTGGCGGTCACCCCGGCCGCCGGCTTCGCCGGTCCGGTGGGCTCGATCATTCTCGGCCTGATCGTCTCGCCGATCTGCGTCTTCTTCTGCTCGGTCGTGAAGAACGCGCTGAAGTATGACGACAGCCTTGACGCCTTCGGCATCCACGCCGTCGGCGGCATCGTCGGCGCCATCGCCACCGGCATCCTGGTCAACCCGGCCTTCGGGGGCGCCGGCCTGGTGGACTTCACCAAGGCCGCGGCCGCCGAATACAACATGGGCGTCCAGGTGATGGCCCAGGTGAAGGCCGTCGGCGTCGCCGTGGTCTGGTCGGCCATCGCCTCGACCATCGTCTTCGTCCTGATCAAGTTCACCTTCGGCCTGCGCGTCAGCGCGGAAACCGAAGAGGACGGCCTGGACATCGCCGAGCACGGGGAGCGGGCCTACCACTAGTCTTCGGTAGGACTGCCTTCCCTCTCCGGGGGGAGATCAGCGGGGGGCGTGACGGGCAACCGTCACGCCCTTCGGCGTTTTAGTCCTCCCTCGGCGCGAAGCGACGGGGGAGGGGGACCGCGCCCGAAGGGCGTGGTGGAGGGGGCAGCGCAGGCTTGTCAGGAGAGAAAGCGTTCTGGCGCGGCAGAGACACCTGCGTTCATGATCAACCCGATCCGCCGGCGCTGCCCCCTCCACCACCGCCTTCGGCGGCGGTCCCCCTCCCCCGTCAGGCCTTCGGCCTGCCGAAGGAGGATTTTAAGCCCCCAACCGGCAGCGCCGCACCCACCAGTCGGGCCGCATGCTCTGCAGCCGCTCAGCCAGGCCCTCGGCTTCGATGTCGCCGGCGCACAGGGCGAAACAGGTCGCGCCGGAGCCGCTCATCCGGGCCAGCAGGGTCTCCGGCTCGCCGCGCAGGGTTTCCAGCACCTCGCCGATGGCCGGGGTCAGGGCGACGGCAGGGGCCTCCAGGTC
The nucleotide sequence above comes from Caulobacter sp. NIBR1757. Encoded proteins:
- a CDS encoding P-II family nitrogen regulator, with protein sequence MKLIIAVVKPFKLDEVREALVAAGVEGMTVSEVKGYGRQKGQTEIYRGAEYQVNFVPKVKVEVAVDDSAAGKAVEAIKAAAATGKIGDGKIFVLNLEDAVRIRTGESGASAL
- a CDS encoding ammonium transporter, coding for MKSLKFGRLAGLMLAAAIAGAPMAAPAFAQEAAPAAAEAAPAAPAAEAPAPAPEVAAPAAAEEAAPTPDKGDTTWMMVSMVLVLLMIVPGLALFYGGLVRSKNMLSMLVQVTTVACIGIIAWVFWGYSLAFTDGGGLNAFVGGLSKVGLKGAIFGADGTFTNVETFSKGVVIPELIFVAFQATFAAITAALVLGGVAERMKFMAVVVFAVLWPILSYYPMAHMVWWWAGATSAFGMDPAELTKGAGLLWGWGALDFAGGTVVHINAGIAALMGCLILGKRTGYQKEPMQPHSLTLTMVGAGLLWVGWFGFNAGSNLEANGYAGLALINTLVATAAAGVSWLIVEQVTRGKASGLGLASGIVAGLVAVTPAAGFAGPVGSIILGLIVSPICVFFCSVVKNALKYDDSLDAFGIHAVGGIVGAIATGILVNPAFGGAGLVDFTKAAAAEYNMGVQVMAQVKAVGVAVVWSAIASTIVFVLIKFTFGLRVSAETEEDGLDIAEHGERAYH
- a CDS encoding DMT family protein translates to MSSTLVARLAPIGLLIASNVFMTFAWYGHLKHKGAALWLAILTSWLIALPEYALAVPANRIGSGVWSTAQLKTMQEVITLVVFVVFSTFYLNEPVRWQTLVGFGLIALGASFVFLGR